One region of Actinopolymorpha sp. NPDC004070 genomic DNA includes:
- a CDS encoding SDR family oxidoreductase: MPTALVTGPTAGLGRAYAEALAGRGFDLVLVARDRSRLGSLATELSGRFGVKCEVLPADLADKAELRTVEERLRTGEPHVDLLVNNAGYGMGEGFLDSSSDDEERLLDVLVVAVLRLTKAALPGMLARRTGAVINVSSVAGFVPYGTYGAAKAWVTTFTEGVANDLVGTGVRAFAVCPGYVRTEFHQRSGLRVRGLPNFMWLTASEVVDASLRHLDSGRPGPVVVPTTRYQVVAGAARYAPRPLVRVAARGVRMRRR, encoded by the coding sequence ATGCCCACCGCTCTCGTCACCGGACCCACCGCCGGTCTCGGCCGTGCCTACGCCGAGGCGCTCGCCGGCCGCGGTTTCGACCTCGTGCTCGTCGCCCGCGACCGGTCCAGGCTGGGATCCCTCGCCACCGAGCTCTCCGGCCGGTTCGGGGTGAAGTGCGAGGTCCTGCCCGCGGACCTCGCCGACAAGGCCGAGCTTCGTACGGTCGAGGAACGCCTGCGCACCGGCGAACCCCACGTCGACCTGCTGGTCAACAACGCCGGCTACGGCATGGGGGAAGGATTCCTCGACAGCAGCTCCGACGACGAGGAACGCCTCCTCGACGTCCTCGTCGTCGCGGTGCTGCGGCTCACCAAGGCCGCCCTGCCCGGCATGCTGGCCCGTCGTACCGGCGCGGTGATCAACGTCTCCAGCGTCGCCGGGTTCGTGCCCTACGGCACCTACGGCGCGGCGAAGGCGTGGGTCACGACCTTCACCGAGGGCGTCGCGAACGACCTGGTGGGCACCGGCGTCCGCGCGTTCGCGGTGTGCCCGGGCTATGTGCGGACGGAGTTCCACCAGCGGTCCGGCCTGCGGGTTCGGGGGCTGCCGAACTTCATGTGGCTGACCGCCTCCGAGGTGGTCGACGCCAGCCTGCGTCACCTGGACTCCGGCCGGCCCGGCCCGGTGGTGGTGCCGACGACCCGCTACCAGGTGGTCGCCGGTGCGGCGAGGTACGCGCCGCGGCCGTTGGTGCGGGTCGCCGCCCGCGGTGTGCGGATGCGCCGGCGCTGA